One Pyrenophora tritici-repentis strain M4 chromosome 5, whole genome shotgun sequence DNA window includes the following coding sequences:
- a CDS encoding Cwf-Cwc-15 multi-domain protein, whose translation MAAQIAQPSLPIGQDAGFQKNTQPAWKGKEKAKAKQLHATAEDDSDGQNGPGLSSSSNKKELIANGEDGGGEIEEVQRSDEELDTETEEEDDDPFASSGSSDSEAPPDEDEAIVAARKQAKRDRKKTETDEQRNARRQATKARRELQDERQVAETANAGIVGYMEARKERKPPSERPQEVEKIWRSLYPILKTWWKEGGKEIPESHIRSIVAAQSKIKKYCETLINTPEQVEATHRYHREWPLESKKIRSANVGVSDEQLEPILTEAERNFRRTIGMKDYSKDGEDTLADLQRKYGFPYELLHGQIHAMGKELTTVKELTKDKFLKTKIEDLEEALRNTSSTKQVQRLEKKLATTRKLREENDKKTTAFLRGVLLFMESLSDLGITPTSVISSTATREFNLFLQSSDQHQELYQKLSQELEKPTLEQVESWELVANPIYKLVETMRNRDGMITDEQIKTAKGQMRLVKTHNYKLRLMNEASGFHADMNSVPVSILNDMMDQWQAGNSDTVDANLEKLLDQLRTEEPAKDVLKSLETRIAPTNSARLEAPANPKGLEAPANPKGLEAPANPKGLEAILPKTPTASGVPKIPDMVGSGNSTRSVSTPPTPSRNLMEKDLLDMDIDSMSLDNDRIKSFTYDNGETEFGTLVATRASLSENPRFHRFIVNAGVGEEKWEFFQVIRGSDLGPGGAESMPEDKEMKFDLRDRKKNLKAHPLCEVGPCVVMSRAEGYVCRARTKPHQPDTYIRVTYTGLDTADWLSKTEFIQLAGKRYAERKLASLVPAYYQREKYFAACKAQKRHPKTKMPLTAEDLENSPWLFPEEDRLSYSYGEVDEEVDEEEETVSSPLATNFGNASISEAFSKARKPLPGYNTHKNDLDKETDEEL comes from the coding sequence ATGGCCGCCCAAATTGCCCAACCCTCTCTCCCTATCGGCCAAGACGCTGGGTTCCAGAAAAACACTCAGCCAGCTTGGAAAGGAAAAGAAAAGGCTAAGGCTAAACAGCTACATGCAACAGCAGAAGACGATTCCGACGGGCAGAATGGCCCTGGATTGAGCAGCAGTAGCAACAAAAAGGAACTCATCGCCAATGGAGAAGACGGCGGTGGCGAGATTGAGGAAGTGCAGCGCAGTGACGAGGAACTTGATACAGAGacggaagaagaagatgatgatCCCTTCGCTTCCTCTGGATCTTCTGATTCCGAAGCTCCTCCCGATGAAGATGAAGCAATTGTTGCAGCTCGCAAACAGGCAAAGCGTGATCGGAAGAAGACTGAGACGGATGAACAACGAAATGCGCGAAGACAGGCGACCAAGGCACGCCGGGAATTACAGGATGAGCGCCAAGTTGCGGAGACCGCCAATGCAGGAATAGTTGGCTACATGGAAGCACGTAAGGAGAGAAAGCCACCATCTGAACGTCCACAAGAAGTCGAAAAGATATGGCGCAGCCTGTATCCGATATTGAAGACTTGGTGGAAGGAGGGCGGGAAGGAAATACCCGAATCGCATATACGTTCCATCGTCGCCGCGCAGTCCAAGATTAAGAAGTACTGCGAAACGCTGATCAATACCCCTGAGCAAGTTGAGGCTACCCACCGTTACCACCGCGAGTGGCCGCTTGAATCAAAGAAGATTCGGTCTGCCAATGTTGGAGTttcagatgagcagcttgAGCCTATCTTGACGGAAGCAGAAAGGAATTTTCGGCGAACAATCGGCATGAAGGACTATAGCaaggatggcgaggacaCTTTGGCCGATCTTCAACGTAAATACGGGTTTCCATATGAACTACTCCATGGTCAGATTCATGCTATGGGTAAAGAACTCACAACTGTTAAAGAACTCACAAAGGACAAATTCTTGAAGACTAAGATAGAGGACCTCGAGGAAGCGTTACGAAACACGTCTTCTACGAAGCAAGTGCAGAGACTCGAAAAGAAGTTAGCGACTACGAGAAAATTAAGGGAAGAGAACGACAAGAAGACCACTGCATTCCTCCGCGGGGTACTGTTGTTCATGGAGAGCTTGTCTGATCTAGGCATTACCCCAACATCAGTTATATCGAGCACAGCAACGAGGGAATTCAACCTCTTCCTTCAGTCCTCAGACCAACATCAGGAGCTTTATCAGAAGCTATCTCAAGAGCTTGAAAAGCCGACTCTTGAGCAAGTGGAGTCATGGGAACTAGTAGCTAACCCAATATACAAACTCGTGGAGACAATGCGCAATCGGGATGGCATGATTACGGACGAGCAGATAAAGACTGCGAAGGGTCAGATGAGGTTGGTCAAGACACACAATTATAAGTTGCGGCTTATGAACGAGGCGAGCGGATTCCATGCGGACATGAACTCGGTGCCTGTTTCCATACTGAATGACATGATGGATCAGTGGCAAGCTGGTAATTCGGATACCGTGGATGCCAACCTGGAAAAGCTACTGGACCAACTCCGTACTGAAGAGCCTGCTAAGGATGTTTTGAAGTCTTTAGAAACTCGTATCGCTCCCACCAATTCTGCGCGTCTCGAAGCTCCCGCCAATCCTAAGGGCCTTGAAGCTCCTGCCAATCCTAAGGGCCTTGAAGCTCCTGCCAATCCTAAGGGCCTTGAAGCTATTTTACCTAAAACTCCCACCGCTTCTGGTGTTCCTAAAATACCAGATATGGTCGGATCGGGTAACTCTACGCGCTCAGTATCAACACCACCTACCCCTAGCAGGAATTTAATGGAGAAAGACCTACTTGATATGGATATCGATTCAATGTCGCTAGATAACGACCGTATTAAATCCTTTACTTACGATAATGGAGAGACTGAGTTTGGTACGCTGGTAGCAACTCGCGCTTCTCTATCAGAAAATCCACGCTTCCATCGGTTCATTGTCAACGCTGGCGTAGGAGAAGAGAAATGGGAATTCTTCCAGGTTATTAGGGGAAGCGATTTGGGCCCAGGAGGCGCTGAAAGCATGCCCGAAGACAAAGAGATGAAGTTTGATTTGAGAGACAGGAAGAAAAACCTCAAAGCTCACCCTCTATGTGAGGTCGGCCCTTGTGTAGTTATGTCCCGTGCGGAGGGATATGTCTGCCGTGCTCGTACCAAGCCACACCAACCGGACACATACATCAGAGTGACCTATACGGGGCTTGATACTGCAGATTGGTTGAGCAAGACTGAATTTATCCAGCTTGCTGGGAAAAGATATGCGGAGCGGAAGCTAGCCAGTTTAGTTCCAGCTTACTACCAAAGGGAGAAATACTTTGCAGCCTGCAAAGCTCAGAAGCGGCATCCCAAGACGAAGATGCCTCTGACAGCCGAGGATCTGGAGAATTCTCCATGGCTATTCCCAGAAGAAGACAGACTTTCGTACAGTTACGGGGAAGTCGACGAAGAAGtcgacgaagaagaggaaacAGTAAGCAGCCCTCTCGCTACGAATTTTGGAAATGCTTCAATCTCTGAAGCATTTAGCAAGGCTAGAAAGCCCTTACCCGGTTATAATACACATAAAAATGACTTGGACAAGGAAACTGATGAAGAGTTGTAG